CCATAGCTACCTCGACTACTATTGATAATATCATGAACTACTTGCTTCGAGTCAGAAGCAATGATAAAACGTTGCAAATGTAAATCTTCAGCCAGAGCAAAGTTCTCACGCCTGGCCGCCAGAGTGGCGGGGTCATCAACTCCAGCGATAACCAACGCAGAACTACCCAGGTAATGGGCTTCTCTGTCTCGGCAGACTGCTGCAGCCGCTGCCTTTCTTGGCATTTCTattttggcgctgcaggcgcccgttaccAGGCTCGGCCCATGTGTAATTGCTTTTCTGTCTTCGGAGACGTAAAAAATGCGCAAGCAGAGGGGATCAACTCCGCGACCCCTTCGATGTGATGGTTACACACTAACCATCAGGCCAGCGCCCCACTTTGTGCTAATGTACTCCTCTTCTTTCATTTCTCTAGTTTTTAAGTTCGTTTTGTTCTTTTATCCTTTTCCGTtcattcttttttgttttctttaatgcATGATTTTTTCTCAAATTTCATGAATCTTTTTTCTAAATTGATCTATTTTTTAAATTATATTTGATTTTAAAAATATTGATGAACTCTTTTTACAAgattcgatgattttttttcaaatatgatgaacttttttcagatttgatgaactttttccgaattcgatgaactatttttcaaactcgatgaactttttaaatATTTGATGAAATTTTTCTGAAATCAATGAACTTCTttcaagtttgatgaactttttttctaatcgttgaacatttttcaaaaatttatgaactttttttcattAAAAAATTGACTGTTCCAAAAAAACGAATGGTTTGAAAATCTGTAATAAATAGGGCGGATTTTATGGTTCTTAAGGATTCGGTGGTTTTTTTAGCATCTGTAACCTTTATTAAATCTGGATGTTCATAGGGATACAGATGATGTCGGGCGTATTAACAAGCCACGGGTGGCGCCCGGGAGACAAAGAAACCGCAGCTTTTGCAAGAGCATGCGCTTCAAAATTATGCTTCCTATTCTCATGAATGAAACGGATATTAGGAAAAAAATCTAGCCCTATGGTTTATCTCACTCAAAACCGAAGCGAACTGGCAAGGAACATCCAAGCCTATCATGGAAATCACGGCAGCACAATCCGAAGCCACGCATATAGAGTTGAGATTGAGATCCATCGCCAAAGAAAGGGCTTCATTGCATGATTGGGCTTCCAACGAGGGCGGATCCGTGAGACCCTCGAGAACTCTTGCTAAAGCTCCCGGAAAAACTCATGCTCTGTCACGGCAGACCACAGCTGCTGCGCCCCTCCTACCAGATCTGGACACGCCTCCATCTGCGTGTAGCTTCGCTTCTTCGTTGGTTGGGGGAAGCCAAACTGATGGTGTCGCTCTAGTCCTTGAATTTTCCGCTGTTACATCCAGGTCCTTGGGCTTCACATGCAAGTCCCTCCTCAGGCGTGACTTGTGCACAACATTACAATCAAGATCCACCAGAATTTTTTTGATGAAGACCGAACTGCTCAGGGGGCTTTGGTACTGCTCGTCATGGATAGCACGGCGTCGCGCCCACCATATGGCCCACATAGTGATCAAAATATGAACAACTTCCTGCTATGTTAAAGTGTCCAGTAGCCAGAACATCCAAAGTCGAGCATCCTCGGTTTGGTTTGAGATCATTACTTCTGTCAATTCCTCGTCGGCCAGAGCCCAGACACACCGTGACATATGGCAATCAAACAAAGAATGTCTCCACATATCGACCGCCGCTTGGCATAAAGGGCAAGCCGGCGAATCTGTCATCTTCCTGTGATTCCCTCACCGGTTGGGATTGATGTCTTGGCTAGCCGCCAAGCAAAAATTTTGATTTTGGATGGAATGCTCAAATTCCAGAGTTTGCCCCAAGACTTCTTATCTGCATCAGAATCTGATTGCCCCGGAACATGCTCCAACCAGTCTGTTCGCTGTTGCTTTGTAGTTGCCAGTAAACGGTATGTAGACCGTACTGAAAAAGTGCCTCTTCTGTCATAGTGCCATGCCCAGAAATCGGCTTGAACTCGTGTACTCAAGGGGATATTCAGTATCGCTTCCTTGTCCATTGCATAAAAGTGCTCATCCAGAACATGAATATTCCAGCCCGCAGTAGTGTGGTCAAGCAACTCTGACACTACTTGCGGCGGGTTTGGGGTCTTTGGGCACACCGGCCGTAGTTTATGATCTTGCGGTATCCAGTTGTCATGCCATACACTCGTCTCGCTTCATGTCCCTATCCTTTTGATGATTCCCAATTTAAGGGTGTCACACCCTTCATGTATGGAGCGCCAGACTTGAGACGGATTGCTTCCCAAAGGATTCGGTGGTGTAGTGGCTAGCTGAATAAACCTGCATTTTACAGGCGCGGGTTCGAgtccgcgctgggccggcccatatagTTCTGTGTTTTTAATCGGCAAAAAATGAACGAGCTGGTGAAGTTTCGAACCCGCGATCTCCATCTTCAATACAGAGTGAACAAACAACCACGCCAACCAGCAGGATCTGATTAATTAGATCATTTTTTCCCTTTTATTCTTTACTTTCTGTTTtctccctttttcattttttttcgttTTACTCTTTCCTTTTCtgctttctattttttcttttttcttcttcctgggTCAATGAATTATCTTGCAAATACGTGAACTATttcttcaaatcgatgaacttattttaaaattcgatgaactttttcaaattcaatgaacttttttcaaattgatgatctttttttcaaaattggtgaacttttttgaaactcAATGAAGTTTTTTTcaatttcgacgaattttttttaaaattgattaacttttttgaatttcaatgatttttttaatttcgatcaatttttttttcaaaatcattgaacctttttcaaaattgatgaatttaTTTTATCAAGTcgatgaacattttatgaaatccgtgaactttttttcaaaatttggtgaacttttttcaaatattgatgaatttttttcaaaattttgttttgTTAAATTCTTGGTTATTCTTAATATTATTAAGAAATCGTTCTCAAATTTATGCTTtcatttttcaaaaaattatattgGACATATAATGTGTATTTATGTTGTATTGTAATATGGTCAAATAGATAGTTTCCTGATTACAAACAGGTAAGTCAATGCGGCCAAGTGGTTATTGGCTAAGGTAGTCATCGTGTGTGTGCTGAGTTCGAGTCAGGTTTCACCTAGAATTCATCTGGATGATAATTTTTTTCGTTGCGTTTACAACTCGAATAGAAGATTATTGGGCCGGCCCGTTGCAAGTCGCCACGAGCGCTAACTAGGAGCTCCCgctacccctcaaaaaaaaaaaactaggaGCTCCcgcctcaaaaaacaaaaaaactaggagcTCCCGCCTTCGTTCTTCCCAAAACTGGCGCACAATGAAACGCTGCACGGGCCGGCAAACTTCTCAACTGGttaaaaaaacatgtaaaaaaactGGAAAGTATTTTTGAGACAGTCTCGGACTCTCGTGTCATGCCAACCGCGTATACATATACGGCTCCCACGGCAGGGACCGTGGACGTACAGAGGCACACACGCCGCAGGCTTTCTCGTTCGTCGATCCGATATGTCACGCCGCGCACCAAGCTGCTGGTCGAGCATCCCCTCCGAGCTCGCGGGGGTCGTGCTCCGCCGCCTCCCTTGCCATGCCGACCGGGTCCGCTTCGCCGCCGTCTGCAAACAGTGGCGCGCCTCTGCGCGGCAGACCTCTCCGCCCCTGCACTACCCATGGCTCGCCTTGCCCGACCGGACATTCTACAGCCTGCCTGGCTCCGCCTTCCGGCCgctgccgctccacctcgaccGCCACCGGCAGCTGCCGCACGCGCAGAGCTCCTGCGGCCAGTGGCTCGTGTTCGAGCGCTTCGACGGCGCCTACACGCTGGTCAGCCCCTTCTCCATGTCCACCACCATCCTGCTCCCCGGCCTCTCCGACACGTACGCCCCCAACGTGCCTCTCCGGGTCCCGCAAGACGAGCCCAAGCCGTATATGTTGAAGCTCGTCGTGTGCTCCGACGACCTCGTCGCCGCGATCGTCGATGACAACGAGGCATGGACGTATAGCAAGCTTGCCTTGTGCCGGCCAGGGGCGTCCTCGTGGTGGTCCAGCACACCCGACGAGCTTCGCCACCTCCAAGACATTGTCTCGTGCGAGGGAAAGCTCTACGCCCTCGACAGCTGGGACGGGCTCTTCTCCGTGTCCATCGCCACCGACAGGCGCACCGGCGAGCCGGCCGTGTCACGGGTCGACCACCTCATGGGTAACCCCCGCCGGGGCCGGGTCCTCGGCGACTCGCCGCGATACCTGCTAGAATCCAGCGGAACGTTGCTGTTGGTCTGCAGGGAGGATCCTAAGAGCAAGGCGGAGCGGACGACGATAGGGGGGCGTCGGATGTGGAGTGCGCTCGAGCTGCAGATGGGGACCAAGTTCAGGGTGCTCGAGGCGGACTTGGCGCGGTCGCGGTGGGCGAGGCTGAGGAGCGTGGGCGACCGCCGGATGCTGTTCGTCGGGCCATGGTGCTCCCGAGCGGTTCATgttaccgccgccgccgccgagcacgAGCAGGACTGTCTCTACACCGGGGATCGTATCTTCTTCACGGAGGACGCCATCGCTGGGACATACAATCATCGATACTACCACAAACAACCGGAGCCCTTCTACTGCAGCGTCTACGACATGAGGACGAGGCGGTCGGAGTTGTTCCTCGAGACGCCCGTGCGGCCGTTGAAAGGCTTCCCGGTCACGTGGCTATTCCCTCCAACTCCAAGTCAGGGATAGCTACGACTGAAGTGAATGGCCAGTTCTATCTATGCATGATGTTGGCAGGCTCTGCATGCTGGCCTCAAATACTACTGTACTTGGTCTGATGATTGCAAACCTAAGATGTATTTCCCGTCAACGTTGTCCTCCCTCCGGTCatttttactccgcgtattagatttTTGTCAAGTCAAAATCAACCAAGTTTGACCAGATTTATATTAAAAATATATAAACATCTACAGTACCAACTATATATACTATGACATTTCATAATGAATATAACAATATTGATTTGGTATAGTGAATGTTGATActcttttctataaatttggttaaagtaaagatactttgacttcggacaaatcttatatgcaaactaaaaaggaccGCCTCTACAAGTCTAGATATTTCTTAAGTTAGATTTTGAAAGCTTTAATCATGGTAGATGTTGTGTGTTAgatattcaaattcaaaatttgagaACCGGTTGCCATGCATGTGCTAACTAACTTCTCCAGATGGCAATATGTTGGGCCCCACAATGAAAAGGtctataagggcatctccaaactCTGGCGCCCAAATTTTCTCCGGCATCCATTcgtggacacggatgcgggagacGGTCATTCAACGCCGCCCGCATACAATTCCACCCAGGTTTTaactaaccggacaaaattcaaGCAAACACGGCAAATTTTCATATAAACCAGtcaaaattcattacattttgaacaaTTTTTTAACCAAACCTTActctaaacctaatctaaatgatcgccggcgcCCGTTCTCCATGCCTGGCCATGTGCCCCGAGAACCGAAGCTCCAGCTCCTGCCTTCGCTTTCTCCAACTCCGCCTCGGCGCTCTCCAACGCTGCCTCTGCAGCCTCTGCCACCGCAGCTTGAGCGGCTAATCGGCCGTCGATTTTCAgcccgccaagcttggcttcagCGGGAGGGGAAGAGCGGTGGTCTTCTTAGGACCCGAGCGGCGACGACCTACTATGCACTACTGCTGCTGGCGGCGCACGCGGACATGCAGGCTACGTGGTCTTGGCGACGGGGTGTGACCTTGGCAGAGCCAACGatgtcctcctcgtcgtcgctcttGCCGAACACCTCGTCCATCTCCTCGTAGGCGGCATGCAACTCCGCTTGATATTGACGGTACCGCCAGCGGTCGCGGCGAAAGTCGTGGGAGGAGCAGCAGggctcgagcagcgcctcctgctccacccCGTCCACGTCCGGCACGATGGCCATGCCAGTAGCGAGTTGCTCCTCCGCGCGCCGATGCTGGTCGGGGAGGCCGAGGGTGTAGGCCTGGTTGACCTGCACCTGTCGGAACTTGGCGACCTGCTCCTCCCTCAGCATGTCCCTCTAGTGGGCACGGGCTTCGCCAATGGTGAGGCCGGCATGCATCGGCGAGGAGGGTGGCGTCGGCTCGTCCTCGACCGCGTCCTCCATTGGGACATTGTTAGCCTCCGTCTGTCAGccggccactactaggaaaagggctatagctgatatggacattaatggcgcaccatgtatgtggtgctccactgctatatagcagtggcgcatcagatacaggtgcgccattattgacatattactaatggcgcacctggtgtgtggtgcatcattagtagttttgaaaaaaaattgttagcagtggcgcaccaggggatagtgcgccattactagttgacatagtaatggcgcaccacacaccaggtgcgccattagtaaccctggtgctaaatgcaccccccgaccgccttttcagttaaaaaaataaaagaaaatgatggaaatgtcaaaaaaataaaataaaataagtttcccatgtgatatatggtctagttgttgggaaaatttacaaatatgaattttgactttatttgcaaaatctctctggaatttagtaaaatgggcataacttttgcatacgaactcggattaataAGTTTtgtatatgaaaaatcatctactcgaaaagttacatacgaattGAACCGGGGGAACCttgttcaacatcttcaaaatcccaaaaaaacctaacagaacgaaagatacggggcttttaagatctagaggggggaaaaaggaaaaaaaattcaaacttactagtggcgcaccatttgctaggtgcgccactagtaccagaAAAAACAtttggtttcaaaaaaaaaattggaatttttttcaaaatatgatacgtaatatgaccgggaagtttgaaatattttttcaaaaattcatcacactcatgaacatgaacaaagtcctagacatcaacaaggtttaataggattgatatgatagatatatcaacaagtgcctgtgaagtgagctggtgctggggttggatagaactgcgaagttaagtgtgctcgggctggagtagtgtgaggatgggacCTTTCggaaagtttgaccacggagtgcgatttgacttgagattaagcatatggacctgagattaagccatagtgacccgagattaagaaaaaaaacgaaaaaagaaatTTTGAATTTAAAAAAGAAATTGGAACAAgaatctgaatttttttttgaaaaaaaatgttagtaatggtgcacttctATGTGATGCGcaattactaagtcagatagtaatgacgcaccagatagtcataatggcgcactataggtgcgccattactattttgttactaatggcgtgataatagtggcgcacctgtagtgcgccattaatggcaaaaacaggtgcgccactaattagccttttcctagtagtgggcctGCCAGCCGGTAGCAATAGCGGCCATCTCCTGCTTCTGCTCAGACGGGCGGCTATCCTAGAGGGCTTTGGAGAGCGAGGATGCCAAACAGGCGTGGTAGGGAGAGGAGAAAGGGCCCGGAGGAGGATGATTGCGGCCATGGCTGGGCCCGGAGTTTATATAACGGGCGGATGGCAATGGACCGCGGCGGTGTGGTTAATGGTGGGCGGCAGGCGGATTGGCGGGTAGCGCCGGAGAAGGttcctcggcaaccgcatatcattactTTGTAGGGCGATGGACCGCCGGGGTGTCGTTGAACGTGGAGCAGTCGTGTGCATGGGAAGCGGCGGgccgacgctctctcggccggtgcgccgcttcaatgccggcaacAGTGAGAGGTTGTGTCCGCTTTGGCCAGGCATGAATGCTGCACCCTCAGTGCGCCGATGCACTGACAACTCCCCGTCCCCACCCCCCACCCCTCACCCCAAATTTGTTTCCGGTTTGCGAGAAAAAATGTGTCTGGACTATCGAGCGGACCGATACAAGCACACGTTGAATGGTAAAAGACATCCGGACCACAAGGTCCGGACGTATGCGGGTAGTTTGAACATCCGCGTTGAAGATACAAATACATTACTGCCACGAGATGAAATGAAATAAAGAGATGATCTTTCTGGTGAAGAT
This DNA window, taken from Triticum aestivum cultivar Chinese Spring chromosome 1D, IWGSC CS RefSeq v2.1, whole genome shotgun sequence, encodes the following:
- the LOC123177391 gene encoding uncharacterized protein; the encoded protein is MSRRAPSCWSSIPSELAGVVLRRLPCHADRVRFAAVCKQWRASARQTSPPLHYPWLALPDRTFYSLPGSAFRPLPLHLDRHRQLPHAQSSCGQWLVFERFDGAYTLVSPFSMSTTILLPGLSDTYAPNVPLRVPQDEPKPYMLKLVVCSDDLVAAIVDDNEAWTYSKLALCRPGASSWWSSTPDELRHLQDIVSCEGKLYALDSWDGLFSVSIATDRRTGEPAVSRVDHLMGNPRRGRVLGDSPRYLLESSGTLLLVCREDPKSKAERTTIGGRRMWSALELQMGTKFRVLEADLARSRWARLRSVGDRRMLFVGPWCSRAVHVTAAAAEHEQDCLYTGDRIFFTEDAIAGTYNHRYYHKQPEPFYCSVYDMRTRRSELFLETPVRPLKGFPVTWLFPPTPSQG